Proteins encoded in a region of the Deltaproteobacteria bacterium genome:
- a CDS encoding dodecin family protein, which yields MERVARVSEIIGASPTSFDDAIRVGFERASKTLRGITGLRVLEQRVSVEDDMISEYRVRMEVIFVLEA from the coding sequence ATGGAACGTGTGGCAAGAGTTTCGGAGATCATCGGCGCCTCTCCAACCAGTTTTGACGATGCCATAAGGGTCGGATTCGAAAGGGCCAGCAAGACACTGAGGGGGATTACCGGGCTGAGAGTCCTTGAGCAGAGGGTATCTGTTGAAGATGACATGATCAGTGAATACCGGGTCAGGATGGAAGTGATTTTTGTCCTCGAGGCCTGA
- a CDS encoding TIGR00730 family Rossman fold protein produces the protein MREKQYIVDDLTLSESWRMFQIMAEFVKGFEAMPDAYPAVSVFGSSRTDSKSKAYKDTVKVARLLVENGFNVISGGGPGVMEAANRGAAEAGGKSVGLHIELPSEQKPNEFANLRLDFKYFFIRKVMFVKYAVAYIIMPGGFGTLDELFEALTLIQTKRIRYFPVILMDSSYWRGLLAWIEETLITERTISKIDFDIFNVVDTPEEAVAIVKRRVVV, from the coding sequence ATGCGGGAAAAGCAATATATCGTGGATGACCTGACGCTGAGCGAATCCTGGCGAATGTTTCAGATCATGGCCGAATTCGTCAAGGGGTTTGAGGCCATGCCCGATGCCTATCCGGCGGTGAGCGTCTTCGGTTCATCCAGGACCGACTCCAAAAGTAAGGCCTACAAGGACACGGTCAAGGTGGCTCGTCTGCTGGTGGAAAACGGGTTCAATGTGATTTCCGGCGGGGGCCCGGGCGTTATGGAAGCGGCCAACCGGGGGGCCGCAGAGGCCGGGGGAAAGTCCGTGGGCCTTCACATTGAGCTTCCCAGCGAGCAGAAGCCCAATGAATTTGCCAATCTCCGTCTCGATTTCAAATATTTCTTTATCAGAAAGGTCATGTTTGTCAAATATGCGGTGGCCTACATTATTATGCCGGGTGGATTCGGCACCCTGGATGAACTCTTTGAGGCCCTGACTTTGATTCAGACCAAGCGGATCAGATATTTTCCCGTTATCCTTATGGATTCCAGTTACTGGAGAGGGCTTCTGGCTTGGATTGAGGAAACCCTGATCACCGAACGGACCATTTCGAAAATCGATTTTGATATATTCAATGTGGTAGACACCCCGGAGGAGGCGGTGGCTATCGTAAAGAGACGGGTCGTTGTCTGA
- the rsmG gene encoding 16S rRNA (guanine(527)-N(7))-methyltransferase RsmG, with the protein MSDPAKDVQERFTPLLREWGVRLHSDQDRKLGVFLDELELWNKRINLTGLSSRQRIVDELLVDSLLPAPFLPDQGTLLDVGSGGGFPAIPIKICKPRLRCRLIEPNAKKTHFLKQVIRLARLGNIEVIQGRMEEQEGVLFPEGYDVITSRAFVPLAGYLTLCGPLLSPGGRMVAFLGNQSESAIQESAKVIDMHRLFPFKRISYRLPGKGRKREILILKKET; encoded by the coding sequence TTGTCTGATCCGGCCAAAGACGTTCAAGAAAGATTCACACCGCTGCTGCGGGAATGGGGGGTCCGCCTCCATTCGGACCAGGACCGGAAGTTGGGTGTTTTCCTGGATGAGTTGGAACTCTGGAATAAGAGGATAAACCTGACAGGTCTTTCTTCCCGTCAGAGAATCGTGGATGAACTCCTGGTCGATTCCCTCCTGCCGGCCCCTTTTCTGCCTGACCAGGGGACCCTCCTGGATGTCGGTTCGGGAGGAGGGTTCCCTGCTATTCCCATAAAGATCTGCAAGCCCCGGCTCAGATGCCGGTTGATCGAACCCAATGCAAAAAAGACCCATTTCCTGAAACAGGTCATCCGGCTTGCACGGCTCGGGAATATCGAGGTGATTCAAGGACGCATGGAGGAGCAGGAAGGGGTGCTTTTCCCCGAAGGATACGATGTCATCACATCCAGGGCCTTTGTCCCCTTGGCCGGGTATCTGACCCTGTGTGGGCCCCTTCTTTCCCCCGGGGGCCGCATGGTGGCCTTTCTCGGCAACCAGAGTGAATCCGCGATTCAAGAAAGCGCGAAGGTCATTGACATGCACCGCCTCTTCCCCTTCAAGAGGATCTCCTACCGGCTACCCGGGAAGGGGAGGAAGCGGGAGATTCTCATCTTAAAAAAAGAGACCTGA
- a CDS encoding dodecin family protein: protein MAGSTYKIIELVGTSDQSWEEAAKTAVETAGESLKDLRIAEVTKLDMTIENGKVVAYRTRVNVSFKYVR, encoded by the coding sequence ATGGCTGGAAGCACCTACAAGATCATTGAGCTGGTTGGGACAAGCGACCAATCTTGGGAAGAAGCGGCTAAAACTGCTGTGGAAACGGCGGGAGAAAGCCTGAAGGACCTGAGGATTGCTGAGGTAACCAAACTGGATATGACCATTGAAAACGGCAAGGTGGTGGCATATCGCACCAGGGTGAATGTTTCTTTCAAATATGTCAGGTAG
- the cobT gene encoding nicotinate-nucleotide--dimethylbenzimidazole phosphoribosyltransferase: MDMWKQDLKRVQPVSTRWFGVAHDRWDSLTKPKKSLGMLEEIAARVVAIREENLPAILGKEVFVFAGDHGVVSEGTSPYPQEVTGLMVRNFLQGGAGINVLARCAGAGVTIVDIGMKDDLSDVQGLVRRNVRRGTRNMAEGPAMTLKETEAAINTGVDMAEAAFRRGAFMVATGEMGIGNTTPSAALFSVLLPATVEEVTGRGTGLDDDGLRRKTAVIAKALEVNRQAIEDPLSALSAVGGLEIAGLCGLCIGGAARRMMVVVDGFISTAAALVAMRLNPDIKEYLFFSHQSSEKGHGLFFEKEGIRPILDLGLRLGEGTGAALGMQIIENSLRLYREMATFEEMGITPGA, translated from the coding sequence ATGGATATGTGGAAACAAGACCTGAAGCGGGTTCAACCCGTCTCAACCCGGTGGTTTGGGGTGGCGCATGACCGGTGGGACAGCCTTACCAAGCCTAAGAAGAGCCTGGGGATGCTCGAAGAGATCGCCGCCCGGGTGGTGGCGATCAGGGAAGAAAACCTGCCGGCGATTTTGGGCAAGGAGGTGTTTGTATTCGCCGGCGACCACGGCGTCGTCTCAGAAGGAACCAGCCCCTATCCCCAGGAGGTGACCGGATTGATGGTGAGAAATTTCCTGCAGGGGGGCGCGGGCATCAATGTCCTGGCCCGATGTGCCGGGGCAGGGGTTACCATCGTCGATATCGGAATGAAGGACGACCTCTCAGATGTCCAGGGTCTCGTCAGAAGGAATGTCAGGAGAGGGACCCGAAATATGGCGGAAGGCCCGGCAATGACGCTGAAAGAGACGGAGGCGGCGATCAATACGGGAGTGGACATGGCTGAAGCGGCCTTCAGGAGGGGGGCCTTCATGGTGGCCACAGGCGAGATGGGCATCGGAAACACCACGCCCTCTGCGGCCCTCTTCTCAGTGCTCCTTCCGGCCACGGTCGAGGAGGTCACCGGGAGAGGGACCGGTCTCGATGATGACGGACTGAGGCGCAAGACGGCCGTTATCGCCAAGGCCCTGGAGGTAAACCGCCAGGCAATAGAAGACCCCCTTTCAGCGCTTTCCGCGGTAGGCGGCCTCGAGATCGCCGGGCTCTGCGGTCTCTGCATCGGAGGGGCGGCCAGACGGATGATGGTGGTTGTGGACGGCTTCATCTCCACTGCCGCGGCCCTGGTGGCCATGCGTCTCAATCCAGACATAAAAGAGTATCTGTTCTTCTCCCATCAATCCTCTGAAAAAGGACATGGACTTTTTTTTGAAAAGGAGGGCATCCGTCCGATCCTCGACCTGGGCCTCCGTCTCGGAGAGGGGACCGGCGCTGCCTTGGGCATGCAGATCATTGAAAATTCCCTGAGGCTCTACCGGGAGATGGCCACCTTTGAAGAGATGGGCATCACGCCGGGGGCGTAG
- a CDS encoding adenosylcobinamide-GDP ribazoletransferase, with protein sequence MTTSTNRFSLNGLGTALKTLTAVPWPGRDGDDFAASLLWFPVVGLLLGAILYALSLPWELLPVAPWPAGAALLLTAADVCLTRGLHLDGLADWADSVGGLLGREKRLAIMKDTALGTFGGLALILALLAKWIAFERLISCGNAVCLIPVFIISRTMMVELITTLPYARTTEGMGRPFVTGASARQRVLSHVITASLCILFGPFFLLLFCLGWIETRFFGIRCRHAFGGITGDLLGTANEMVAITLLMICAFAGNGLLPFTGWGWLFK encoded by the coding sequence ATGACAACATCCACAAATCGCTTTTCACTGAACGGTCTCGGGACTGCGCTCAAGACCCTTACGGCCGTCCCCTGGCCGGGACGCGATGGGGATGATTTTGCCGCATCTCTTCTGTGGTTCCCGGTTGTCGGGCTCCTGTTGGGAGCTATCCTGTACGCCCTGAGTTTGCCATGGGAACTCCTCCCGGTCGCCCCGTGGCCTGCCGGGGCAGCCCTCCTTTTAACAGCCGCGGACGTCTGCCTCACGCGGGGGCTCCATCTGGATGGGCTGGCCGACTGGGCCGACTCCGTCGGGGGCCTTCTCGGAAGGGAGAAACGACTGGCCATCATGAAAGACACCGCCCTCGGGACCTTCGGGGGCCTGGCCCTGATCCTGGCCCTCTTGGCCAAATGGATCGCCTTTGAAAGGCTCATCTCATGCGGCAATGCAGTCTGCCTGATCCCGGTCTTCATTATCTCGAGGACCATGATGGTGGAACTGATAACCACGCTCCCCTACGCCCGCACCACAGAGGGGATGGGCCGGCCGTTTGTTACTGGGGCATCCGCCCGGCAGCGGGTCCTGTCCCACGTGATAACGGCTTCGCTCTGCATTCTTTTCGGCCCTTTTTTTCTGCTCCTGTTCTGCCTGGGGTGGATAGAGACCCGGTTCTTCGGGATTCGTTGCCGGCACGCATTCGGGGGGATCACCGGGGATCTCCTCGGGACCGCCAATGAGATGGTGGCGATCACCCTGTTGATGATATGTGCGTTTGCGGGGAACGGCCTCCTCCCTTTTACCGGGTGGGGTTGGCTCTTCAAGTGA
- a CDS encoding ATP-grasp domain-containing protein: MAGVTPMFLQELEHVRKRFQALAGSLVGVSITAFSRIVPAYFLDSYHVATVSRTADLPLLRKRTDIFCLEEAGGTLPEQSRDSASLLAHTLTRGYLNSLPGLKYLFLYQSYPDLKDLAREEGWIPLANPADLRLRLRERAFFQQMAADLDLCQVPGAIQPIAVLHEKDYAVWAGDLGPELVVQLPDIAQGGGRGTFFIRSAQDYDRLRERLKGHVWRDIRLTSALIRRFVKGIAASVAVCVTRHGILISGLQKQLIDLPYCANPAENGIFCGHVWDGNPWAPAVRSAAIKQAEKVGKYVAALGYRGILGIDFVIDEKAEGVYPIEINPRLTGAFPMVSLLHIQNGIIPLDIFHILEFMDLPYRIDVAELNRRYQTPLKGSHLLLFFPPHGRQVRGFGLRAGVYEAGPRDKAVRFVREGTGYRDIRNQNQFVVVDGPPLSGTGERISGDSFSRLCHLLFSYPVSDAGTALTPHARRVLDWIYGLNDE, translated from the coding sequence GTGGCCGGGGTAACGCCGATGTTCTTGCAGGAGTTGGAGCACGTCAGGAAACGGTTTCAAGCCCTTGCCGGCAGCTTGGTCGGGGTGAGCATAACGGCCTTTTCACGGATTGTCCCCGCCTATTTTCTCGACTCCTATCATGTGGCAACCGTCAGCAGAACCGCCGACCTCCCCCTTCTGAGAAAACGGACCGACATCTTCTGCCTGGAAGAAGCCGGGGGAACGCTCCCGGAACAGAGCCGCGATTCCGCCTCCCTCCTTGCCCATACCCTGACAAGGGGCTATCTGAACAGTTTGCCGGGGTTGAAGTACCTGTTCCTGTATCAGAGCTATCCGGATCTGAAGGACCTGGCGAGGGAAGAGGGATGGATTCCCCTGGCCAACCCGGCAGACCTCCGTCTCAGGCTCAGGGAGCGGGCCTTTTTTCAGCAGATGGCCGCGGACCTGGATCTCTGTCAGGTGCCCGGCGCCATCCAACCCATCGCAGTCCTTCATGAAAAGGACTACGCAGTGTGGGCCGGGGACCTGGGACCGGAGCTGGTGGTCCAGCTCCCGGACATCGCCCAGGGCGGGGGGAGAGGGACCTTCTTTATCCGTTCGGCACAGGACTATGACCGGCTCAGGGAGCGGTTGAAAGGGCATGTCTGGCGGGATATCCGTCTCACATCTGCCCTGATCCGTAGGTTCGTTAAGGGAATCGCGGCCAGCGTGGCCGTCTGTGTGACGCGACACGGCATCCTGATATCAGGGCTCCAGAAACAGCTCATCGACCTCCCCTATTGCGCAAATCCCGCTGAGAACGGCATATTCTGCGGCCACGTATGGGATGGGAACCCCTGGGCTCCGGCGGTTCGTTCCGCGGCCATTAAACAGGCCGAGAAGGTCGGGAAATATGTGGCCGCCCTGGGATACCGCGGGATCCTGGGAATCGACTTCGTGATCGATGAAAAGGCCGAAGGGGTTTATCCCATCGAGATCAACCCGCGCCTTACCGGGGCGTTTCCCATGGTCTCGCTCCTCCATATCCAAAACGGGATCATCCCCTTGGACATATTCCATATCCTCGAGTTCATGGATCTCCCCTACCGGATAGACGTGGCAGAACTGAACAGGCGATATCAAACGCCTCTGAAAGGGAGCCATCTCCTCCTCTTTTTTCCACCCCATGGGCGACAGGTGCGGGGATTCGGGCTTCGGGCCGGCGTCTACGAGGCCGGGCCGAGAGACAAGGCCGTCCGGTTTGTCAGGGAGGGAACAGGGTACCGGGATATCCGGAACCAGAACCAGTTTGTCGTGGTGGATGGGCCGCCCCTATCAGGAACCGGCGAGAGGATCTCTGGGGATTCCTTTTCAAGGCTGTGTCATCTCCTTTTTTCCTACCCTGTTTCAGATGCCGGGACCGCCCTGACCCCCCATGCCCGCAGGGTGCTCGACTGGATCTACGGCTTGAATGATGAATGA
- a CDS encoding ATP-binding cassette domain-containing protein, with the protein MAEENRPILQMRNINKIYRGKGNLFRGSGKDVIALNRISLDIFKGEIFGLVGESGSGKTTAGRLIVRLEEMTSGRIFLDTHEVSRLKGRSLKAFRRKVQMIFQDPYQSLNPQRSIYDTVSEPLKIHRMGKASDRKDRVREALKAVGLSPPDDYLYRYPHRLSGGQRQRVAIARAMVLNPEFVIADEPTSMLDASISAQIFNILLTMRKNLGVTQMFITHSLAAARYLCDRIAVIYRGHLVELGPAEGVIQNPRHPYTQALIDAVPKFGHSKDARRYGTLLVKDQEDREDNGCIFYPRCAVADNDLCARKEPGLTEIKTGCWVACFRQGSSESSLNPFSYGLAEGQ; encoded by the coding sequence ATGGCTGAAGAAAACAGACCGATTCTCCAGATGAGGAACATCAACAAGATCTACAGGGGCAAGGGAAACCTTTTCCGGGGTTCGGGGAAGGACGTCATTGCCCTCAACCGCATTTCCCTCGATATATTTAAGGGGGAGATATTCGGGCTGGTGGGAGAAAGCGGCAGCGGCAAGACCACCGCTGGACGGTTGATTGTCAGACTGGAGGAGATGACGTCCGGACGCATATTCCTGGACACCCATGAGGTGAGCAGATTAAAGGGGCGGTCCCTTAAGGCCTTCCGTCGAAAGGTCCAGATGATCTTTCAAGATCCGTATCAGTCTCTGAATCCCCAGCGATCCATCTATGATACGGTATCCGAGCCGTTGAAAATCCACCGGATGGGGAAGGCTTCCGATAGAAAGGACAGGGTCAGAGAAGCCTTAAAAGCGGTCGGTCTCTCACCTCCCGATGATTATCTCTACAGATATCCTCATCGACTCAGCGGGGGCCAGCGGCAGCGGGTGGCCATTGCCAGGGCCATGGTCCTGAATCCCGAGTTCGTCATTGCGGACGAGCCCACCTCCATGTTGGATGCCTCTATTTCGGCCCAGATATTCAACATCCTGCTGACCATGAGGAAGAACCTCGGGGTCACCCAGATGTTCATTACCCACAGTCTGGCCGCAGCCCGATACCTCTGTGATCGGATCGCCGTTATCTACCGTGGGCATCTGGTGGAGCTGGGCCCGGCGGAGGGGGTCATCCAGAATCCCCGGCACCCCTATACCCAGGCCCTGATCGATGCCGTTCCCAAGTTCGGACACAGCAAAGACGCCAGACGGTACGGGACCCTTCTCGTCAAGGATCAGGAGGACAGAGAGGACAACGGGTGCATCTTCTATCCGAGATGCGCGGTCGCCGATAATGACCTGTGCGCCCGAAAAGAACCCGGATTGACCGAGATCAAGACCGGCTGCTGGGTCGCCTGTTTTCGCCAGGGGAGCAGTGAGAGCAGTCTGAACCCCTTTTCATATGGTCTGGCCGAAGGCCAATGA
- a CDS encoding ABC transporter ATP-binding protein, which produces MALLEVDNISIGYNTRKGYVKAVEGVSFALEQGQSLGLVGESGCGKTTIGMALMGLLPPNGSVRNGRILLEGRNTLAMSEEEKRRIRWREMAMIFQAAMNALNPVQRVGDQIAEAILVHNLSLDKDAALAQVEGLFDLVGIPRERLRDYPHQYSGGMKQRAVIAMALACHPKVIIADEPTTALDVIVQDQILDEVRALQREFNIGIIFISHDISIVADMCHDIGVMYAGQLVELGPWQTVFETPAHPYTKALLSSFPTLTGKKTDLIPIPGETPNLISPPIGCRFCDRCPESQTFCKGTPPQWVDIGSGHRVLCCRV; this is translated from the coding sequence ATGGCCCTATTAGAGGTAGACAACATCAGCATCGGTTATAATACACGGAAAGGCTACGTGAAGGCCGTGGAAGGGGTGTCCTTTGCCTTGGAGCAGGGACAGTCCCTCGGCCTGGTAGGGGAATCTGGCTGCGGCAAGACCACCATCGGCATGGCCCTCATGGGGCTGCTTCCGCCCAACGGCTCGGTCAGAAACGGTCGCATTCTGCTGGAAGGAAGAAACACCCTGGCCATGTCGGAAGAGGAGAAACGCCGCATCCGGTGGCGGGAGATGGCCATGATCTTTCAGGCCGCCATGAACGCCCTGAACCCGGTGCAACGGGTGGGAGATCAGATCGCAGAGGCGATACTGGTCCACAATTTATCCCTCGATAAGGACGCGGCCCTTGCCCAGGTGGAGGGGCTTTTCGATCTGGTAGGGATCCCGCGGGAACGTCTGAGAGACTACCCTCACCAGTATAGCGGCGGAATGAAACAGCGGGCGGTCATCGCCATGGCATTGGCCTGCCATCCCAAGGTGATCATTGCCGACGAACCCACCACTGCCCTGGATGTCATTGTCCAGGATCAGATCCTGGATGAGGTGAGGGCCCTGCAACGGGAATTCAATATCGGCATCATATTCATCTCCCACGATATCTCCATCGTGGCGGATATGTGTCACGACATCGGCGTCATGTATGCGGGTCAGTTGGTGGAACTCGGGCCGTGGCAGACCGTGTTTGAAACTCCGGCCCATCCCTATACAAAGGCCCTCCTCTCATCATTTCCCACACTGACCGGCAAGAAGACCGACCTGATACCGATTCCGGGGGAAACGCCCAATCTGATCAGCCCGCCGATCGGGTGCCGTTTCTGTGATCGCTGTCCAGAGTCCCAGACGTTCTGCAAAGGTACCCCCCCGCAGTGGGTGGACATCGGTTCAGGGCACAGGGTTCTCTGTTGCAGGGTCTGA
- a CDS encoding ABC transporter permease produces the protein MTAREKYPLLNSFLEGWSIFKQSLVGRIGLVLLILFALMAVCSYIPPWIDPMYNPMTGVDPDITCCTPPSLKHWLGTDFMGRDILSQLLAGARVAFMVGISAAVMSIVLGVAIGMTAGYMGRLMDTLLMRLADMIMVMPTLLVVLILSAVFGQLNIWTIVLIIALFRWPGVSRIIRGQTLSLKQRPFIEAAKVAGASHSRIIFQHIMPNVLPLAFLFMTFRVTSAIITEAALAFLGFGDPGTVSWGMMLQWVWKTGHMFKAPYWLLPPGMCISLITLSFYMLGRAMDEVLDPRLRKEDQTD, from the coding sequence ATGACAGCCAGAGAAAAATATCCCCTGCTGAACAGCTTCCTGGAAGGCTGGTCCATATTCAAGCAGAGCCTCGTGGGAAGGATCGGACTGGTTCTCCTGATCCTATTTGCCCTGATGGCCGTGTGCAGCTATATCCCACCATGGATAGATCCGATGTACAACCCGATGACCGGGGTTGATCCGGACATCACCTGCTGCACGCCTCCCAGCCTGAAACACTGGCTGGGGACGGACTTCATGGGTCGGGATATCCTGAGCCAACTCCTGGCAGGGGCCCGGGTGGCCTTCATGGTGGGCATCTCAGCCGCGGTCATGAGTATTGTCCTGGGTGTTGCCATCGGTATGACGGCCGGATACATGGGCCGGCTTATGGATACCCTTCTCATGAGACTGGCCGACATGATCATGGTCATGCCGACCCTTCTGGTGGTCCTGATCCTTTCCGCGGTATTCGGTCAGCTCAATATCTGGACCATTGTCCTGATTATCGCCCTGTTCAGGTGGCCCGGGGTCTCCCGGATCATCCGGGGCCAAACCCTTTCACTGAAGCAGCGGCCTTTTATCGAGGCTGCCAAGGTGGCGGGAGCCTCCCATTCCCGGATTATTTTTCAGCATATAATGCCCAATGTCCTTCCCCTCGCCTTCCTGTTCATGACCTTCAGGGTCACGTCCGCCATTATCACCGAGGCCGCCCTCGCCTTCCTGGGATTTGGAGATCCCGGGACCGTAAGCTGGGGCATGATGCTCCAATGGGTATGGAAGACCGGCCATATGTTCAAGGCGCCCTATTGGCTTCTCCCTCCGGGCATGTGCATCTCGTTGATCACCCTTTCCTTTTACATGTTGGGAAGGGCCATGGACGAGGTGCTCGATCCGAGGCTGAGGAAGGAGGACCAGACAGATTAG
- a CDS encoding ABC transporter permease — MELRKYIGRRLVQIVIIFFIILTVLFLLFRLAPGDPVSRMVDPDMTPEDAHRLMVELGLDKPLGIQYLVYLKNFFTGHFGFSFHYGEPVVNIIWNRLPNTVLLFTTSIILSALVGVFLGKIASWHKGKKIDSFLTIGALVTHTVFLPWLALIMIWLFSYKFNWFPITGMISEDVWLDPDSGVVRKTLDVAYHMILPLSTLFLIHFGAYLLIMRSSMLETLKEDYILTARAKGLEEKVIRDRHAAPNAALPVVTSVGLSLAFSINGGALTETVFTWPGIGRELVSAVSQNDYPLAQASFLLIAAVVLVSNLVVDVLYAYLDPRIRY; from the coding sequence ATGGAACTGCGAAAATATATCGGCCGAAGACTGGTCCAGATCGTCATTATCTTTTTCATCATCCTGACGGTGCTCTTCCTCCTGTTCCGCCTGGCGCCGGGCGATCCGGTATCGCGAATGGTGGATCCGGATATGACGCCTGAGGATGCCCATCGACTCATGGTCGAGCTGGGCCTGGACAAGCCGTTAGGAATACAATATCTGGTCTATCTCAAAAATTTTTTCACCGGTCATTTCGGATTTTCGTTCCATTATGGGGAACCGGTGGTCAATATTATATGGAACCGCCTCCCCAACACTGTCCTGTTGTTCACCACATCCATTATACTATCGGCACTGGTGGGCGTATTCCTGGGCAAGATCGCTTCATGGCACAAAGGAAAAAAGATCGATTCCTTCCTGACCATCGGAGCCCTGGTGACCCACACGGTCTTTTTGCCGTGGCTTGCCCTCATCATGATCTGGCTCTTTTCCTACAAGTTTAACTGGTTCCCCATCACCGGAATGATTTCGGAAGACGTATGGCTGGATCCGGATTCAGGCGTTGTTAGGAAGACTTTGGATGTCGCGTATCACATGATCCTCCCCCTGTCCACCCTCTTCCTGATCCACTTCGGGGCCTACCTCCTGATCATGCGGAGCAGCATGCTGGAGACCCTGAAAGAGGACTACATACTGACCGCAAGGGCCAAAGGGCTTGAGGAAAAGGTGATCCGGGACCGGCATGCCGCCCCGAACGCCGCCCTCCCGGTGGTCACCAGTGTGGGCCTGAGCCTGGCCTTCTCCATCAACGGGGGGGCATTGACCGAGACGGTCTTCACCTGGCCGGGCATCGGGAGGGAGCTGGTGTCCGCGGTCAGCCAGAACGATTACCCCCTGGCCCAGGCCTCCTTCTTGCTGATTGCCGCAGTGGTCCTGGTCTCCAACTTGGTGGTGGACGTCCTCTATGCATATCTGGATCCGCGGATACGGTATTAA